In Gadus chalcogrammus isolate NIFS_2021 chromosome 11, NIFS_Gcha_1.0, whole genome shotgun sequence, a single window of DNA contains:
- the LOC130392298 gene encoding butyrophilin subfamily 2 member A2-like has product MYAAVQLIVGLSVILSGVVFTDDQNKRRGERNTTVFTREGENATLPCHLDPSNLKSPAFDWKKGSQEVFMYQHGKPDYTNGLKGQDPKFKGRVRLVPGGLQAEKASVILSNVSEEDIGVYKCVLLHKELTSWIDLKMVVDPELTLTIEEDRLSCVSKGGLPKPRGLVLQYQDGAEVCATYSTDGSDRDSLRLNQRVTKSGNYTCLALQGDVNPARVTRQYFGNRKSSTITWIICVIYVVAAIIIVVYINLFGS; this is encoded by the exons ATGTATGCTGCTGTTCAACTTATTGTTGGCCTGTCGGTTATACTTTCAGGGGTCGTGTTTACGG ACGATCAGAATAAACGAAGGGGGGAAAGAAACACTACTGTCTTCACCAGAGAAGGAGAAAATGCCACCTTACCGTGTCACCTGGATCCTTCAAACCTGAAGTCTCCAGCGTTTGACTGGAAGAAAGGCAGCCAGGAGGTCTTCATGTACCAACACGGCAAGCCTGATTATACAAACGGCCTGAAGGGACAAGACCCCAAGTTCAAGGGAAGGGTGAGGCTGGTCCCAGGGGGGCTGCAGGCTGAAAAGGCCTCAGTGATCTTGTCCAATGTGTCCGAGGAGGACATCGGAGTATACAAGTGTGTCCTCTTACACAAGGAACTGACAAGTTGGATCGATCTGAAAATGG TTGTGGATCCTGAGTTGACGCTGACTATTGAAGAGGACAGGCTATCGTGTGTCTCTAAAGGGGGCCTACCCAAGCCCAGGGGGCTGGTTTTGCAGTACCAGGACGGAGCTGAGGTCTGTGCAACATACTCAACAGACGGTAGCGACCGCGACAGTCTGCGTCTGAACCAGAGAGTTACCAAGTCAGGGAACTACACCTGCCTGGCATTGCAGGGAGACGTCAACCCTGCCCGAGTTACGAGGCAATATTTTG GCAATCGGAAGTCATCGACCATCACCTGGATCATCTGTGTTATTTATGTGGTTGCGGCAATCATTATAGTGGTTTATATCAATCTTTTTGGAAGCTAA
- the LOC130392348 gene encoding cyclin-O has translation MQLRHGEGPSSAGQLGLLTWHQHYGSVGYKIQKDNETQFHLPKCLARQPQVTPEARCKLVSWLIPVHKYFRLSFECCCLAVNIMDRFLASTAVAADCFQLLGVTALLLASKQVEVFSPRISQLLGLCCHAFSKQQLCNLECLILLRLHFRLAAPTLAFFLEYNILCSEAARPSASGSPSARWEMRRSPRRSDLARRICELSLADYAFNRYLPSLTAACAMRLSLELLAAGGQPEEPNVRMSCTHDLIPSEKGTLTGTSEGELSEGEQSRMDCTPDESGDGLGHSAEGFGPEEPGPLSGGLDGRTSRRQNLALECTENLKLLVSLNRETIQAMLTTS, from the exons ATGCAGTTACGCCACG GTGAGGGTCCGTCTTCCGCGGGACAGCTCGGCTTGCTCACCTGGCACCAGCACTACGGGAGCGTCGGGTACAAGATACAGAAGGACAACGAGACGCAGTTCCATCTACCCAAGTGCTTGGCGCGCCAGCCACAG GTGACTCCAGAGGCGCGCTGTAAGCTGGTGAGCTGGCTCATCCCTGTGCACAAGTACTTCCGCCTGTCCTTCGAGTGCTGCTGCCTAGCAGTGAACATCATGGACCGGTTCCTGGCGTCTACGGCTGTTGCTGCTGACTGCTTCCAGCTCCTGGGGGTCACCGCTCTGCTACTAGCTAgtaaacag GTGGAGGTGTTCTCCCCGCGGATCAGCCAGCTCCTGGGCCTGTGTTGCCATGCCTTCTCCAAGCAGCAGCTCTGCAACCTGGAGTGCCTCATCCTGCTGCGGCTCCACTTCCGCCTGGCCGCCCCCACCCTGGCCTTCTTCCTGGAGTACAACATCCTCTGCAGTGAGGCCGCCCGGCCGTCGGCTAGCGGGTCACCGTCGGCCCGCTGGGAGATGAGACGCTCCCCGCGACGCAGCGACCTCGCCAGGAGGATATGCGAGCTGAGTCTGGCGGACTACGCCTTCAACAGGTACCTGCCCTCCCTGACGGCCGCCTGCGCGATGCGACTCTCCCTAGAGCTCCTGGCGGCCGGGGGGCAGCCGGAAGAACCCAACGTGCGCATGAGCTGCACACATGACCTCATCCCGTCAGAGAAGGGGACACTCACGGGAACGTCTGAGGGCGAGCTCTCAGAGGGTGAGCAGTCACGGATGGACTGCACGCCTGACGAGTCGGGCGACGGCCTAGGGCACTCAGCGGAGGGCTTTGGGCCAGAGGAGCCGGGCCCCCTGTCGGGGGGTCTGGACGGCAGGACCAGCCGCAGACAGAACCTCGCCCTGGAGTGCACAGAGAACTTGAAGCTGTTGGTGTCGCTCAACCGAGAGACGATACAGGCAATGTTGACGACGTCATGA
- the mcidas gene encoding multicilin isoform X1: MQKERKSLGSICPNKMGPLCRRAKKKGMVLMPRSSSPEPVFVDKMQCVVEQAFATIAWDDLDDCASVLHMESDSLGSQVNESDGDEQYFGEYALDFMAESPGTLDSSLSPVGLVPFQGCIIPPLTPRQDFPPQDSPTAAPRSPEPGHHSAQDGATWRGMAKHQGWLLDHSAQVNHRLHETLHSKQEEVESLQERNGHLRELASRAKHLASVLERLMTVSGPYIHEPALPSCDKSSSSPHKRRRLSEDAEGEGVPSGSVEDILRDMSTRCNAVLHGSGAVGPGEPQASDHVRMYGAFAGLQTSVAEGSGGALGVSADGTDSGCDSSFRTSIQDHCTIKTQVFPHGHAFTSRTQTGGYRFRWVPNQS; this comes from the exons ATGCAAAAGGAGAGAAAATCACTTGGCAGTATTTGCCCGAACAAAATGGGTCCACTTTGCAGGAGAGCAAAGAAAAAG GGTATGGTGTTGATGCCGAGGAGCAGCAGTCCGGAGCCAGTGTTCGTCGACAAGATGCAATGCGTCGTAGAgcaag CATTTGCAACAATTGCATGGGATGATCTGGATGATTGCGCATCTGTCCTGCACATGGAGAGTGACTCTCTTGGCTCACAG GTGAACGAGTCCGATGGAGATGAGCAATACTTTGGAGAGTATGCGCTCGATTTCATGGCAG AGTCTCCGGGTACATTGGATAGCAGCCTATCTCCGGTGGGGCTGGTCCCCTTCCAGGGCTGCATCATCCCCCCTCTCACGCCTCGACAAGACTTCCCTCCTCAGGACAGCCCCACAGCTGCTCCCCGCTCCCCGGAGCCGGGCCACCACAGTGCCCAGGATGGAGCTACCTGGAGGGGCATGGCCAAGCACCAAGGCTGGCTCTTAGACCACTCGGCACAAGTCAACCATCGG CTCCACGAGACTCTACATAGTAAACAGGAAGAGGTGGAGTCTCTGCAAGAGAGGAACGGTCACCTGAGAGAGCTGGCCAGCCGAGCTAAGCACCTGGCCTCAGTGCTGGAG AGGCTGATGACAGTCAGTGGGCCCTATATACACGAGCCGGCGCTGCCTTCCTGTGACAAAAGCTCCAGCAGTCCCCACAAGAGGCGGCGTCTGAGCGAGGACGCAGAGGGTGAAGGTGTGCCTTCGGGCTCGGTGGAGGACATCCTGAGGGACATGAGCACACGCTGCAACGCCGTCCTCCACGGCAGCGGCGCCGTTGGACCTGGAGAGCCGCAGGCCTCCGACCACGTGCGCATGTACGGGGCCTTTGCAGGCCTGCAGACCTCCGTCGCCGAGGGCTCCGGAGGAGCCCTCGGCGTGAGCGCGGACGGAACCGACTCGGGCTGCGACTCGTCCTTCAGAACGTCCATTCAGGACCACTGCACCATAAAGACCCAGGTGTTTCCCCATGGACATGCTTTCACATCAAGGACTCAGACCGGAGGATATCGTTTTCGCTGGGTACCCAACCAGAGCTGA
- the mcidas gene encoding multicilin isoform X2, protein MVLMPRSSSPEPVFVDKMQCVVEQAFATIAWDDLDDCASVLHMESDSLGSQVNESDGDEQYFGEYALDFMAESPGTLDSSLSPVGLVPFQGCIIPPLTPRQDFPPQDSPTAAPRSPEPGHHSAQDGATWRGMAKHQGWLLDHSAQVNHRLHETLHSKQEEVESLQERNGHLRELASRAKHLASVLERLMTVSGPYIHEPALPSCDKSSSSPHKRRRLSEDAEGEGVPSGSVEDILRDMSTRCNAVLHGSGAVGPGEPQASDHVRMYGAFAGLQTSVAEGSGGALGVSADGTDSGCDSSFRTSIQDHCTIKTQVFPHGHAFTSRTQTGGYRFRWVPNQS, encoded by the exons ATGGTGTTGATGCCGAGGAGCAGCAGTCCGGAGCCAGTGTTCGTCGACAAGATGCAATGCGTCGTAGAgcaag CATTTGCAACAATTGCATGGGATGATCTGGATGATTGCGCATCTGTCCTGCACATGGAGAGTGACTCTCTTGGCTCACAG GTGAACGAGTCCGATGGAGATGAGCAATACTTTGGAGAGTATGCGCTCGATTTCATGGCAG AGTCTCCGGGTACATTGGATAGCAGCCTATCTCCGGTGGGGCTGGTCCCCTTCCAGGGCTGCATCATCCCCCCTCTCACGCCTCGACAAGACTTCCCTCCTCAGGACAGCCCCACAGCTGCTCCCCGCTCCCCGGAGCCGGGCCACCACAGTGCCCAGGATGGAGCTACCTGGAGGGGCATGGCCAAGCACCAAGGCTGGCTCTTAGACCACTCGGCACAAGTCAACCATCGG CTCCACGAGACTCTACATAGTAAACAGGAAGAGGTGGAGTCTCTGCAAGAGAGGAACGGTCACCTGAGAGAGCTGGCCAGCCGAGCTAAGCACCTGGCCTCAGTGCTGGAG AGGCTGATGACAGTCAGTGGGCCCTATATACACGAGCCGGCGCTGCCTTCCTGTGACAAAAGCTCCAGCAGTCCCCACAAGAGGCGGCGTCTGAGCGAGGACGCAGAGGGTGAAGGTGTGCCTTCGGGCTCGGTGGAGGACATCCTGAGGGACATGAGCACACGCTGCAACGCCGTCCTCCACGGCAGCGGCGCCGTTGGACCTGGAGAGCCGCAGGCCTCCGACCACGTGCGCATGTACGGGGCCTTTGCAGGCCTGCAGACCTCCGTCGCCGAGGGCTCCGGAGGAGCCCTCGGCGTGAGCGCGGACGGAACCGACTCGGGCTGCGACTCGTCCTTCAGAACGTCCATTCAGGACCACTGCACCATAAAGACCCAGGTGTTTCCCCATGGACATGCTTTCACATCAAGGACTCAGACCGGAGGATATCGTTTTCGCTGGGTACCCAACCAGAGCTGA
- the mcidas gene encoding multicilin isoform X3, whose protein sequence is MESKAFFSRDLHYCSWSLWDYQVNESDGDEQYFGEYALDFMAESPGTLDSSLSPVGLVPFQGCIIPPLTPRQDFPPQDSPTAAPRSPEPGHHSAQDGATWRGMAKHQGWLLDHSAQVNHRLHETLHSKQEEVESLQERNGHLRELASRAKHLASVLERLMTVSGPYIHEPALPSCDKSSSSPHKRRRLSEDAEGEGVPSGSVEDILRDMSTRCNAVLHGSGAVGPGEPQASDHVRMYGAFAGLQTSVAEGSGGALGVSADGTDSGCDSSFRTSIQDHCTIKTQVFPHGHAFTSRTQTGGYRFRWVPNQS, encoded by the exons ATGGAAAGCAAGGCGTTTTTCTCCAGAGATCTTCATTACTGCTCTTGGTCCTTGTGGGATTACCAG GTGAACGAGTCCGATGGAGATGAGCAATACTTTGGAGAGTATGCGCTCGATTTCATGGCAG AGTCTCCGGGTACATTGGATAGCAGCCTATCTCCGGTGGGGCTGGTCCCCTTCCAGGGCTGCATCATCCCCCCTCTCACGCCTCGACAAGACTTCCCTCCTCAGGACAGCCCCACAGCTGCTCCCCGCTCCCCGGAGCCGGGCCACCACAGTGCCCAGGATGGAGCTACCTGGAGGGGCATGGCCAAGCACCAAGGCTGGCTCTTAGACCACTCGGCACAAGTCAACCATCGG CTCCACGAGACTCTACATAGTAAACAGGAAGAGGTGGAGTCTCTGCAAGAGAGGAACGGTCACCTGAGAGAGCTGGCCAGCCGAGCTAAGCACCTGGCCTCAGTGCTGGAG AGGCTGATGACAGTCAGTGGGCCCTATATACACGAGCCGGCGCTGCCTTCCTGTGACAAAAGCTCCAGCAGTCCCCACAAGAGGCGGCGTCTGAGCGAGGACGCAGAGGGTGAAGGTGTGCCTTCGGGCTCGGTGGAGGACATCCTGAGGGACATGAGCACACGCTGCAACGCCGTCCTCCACGGCAGCGGCGCCGTTGGACCTGGAGAGCCGCAGGCCTCCGACCACGTGCGCATGTACGGGGCCTTTGCAGGCCTGCAGACCTCCGTCGCCGAGGGCTCCGGAGGAGCCCTCGGCGTGAGCGCGGACGGAACCGACTCGGGCTGCGACTCGTCCTTCAGAACGTCCATTCAGGACCACTGCACCATAAAGACCCAGGTGTTTCCCCATGGACATGCTTTCACATCAAGGACTCAGACCGGAGGATATCGTTTTCGCTGGGTACCCAACCAGAGCTGA
- the LOC130392036 gene encoding uncharacterized protein LOC130392036, whose product MLFKVQYHGKKKYIKLNGDSHSEFLKEAKVKFSISTETDIYVLDDTGTEVDEEVFTDILEEKTDILWTIVDVLSVSDSPVPSSCNDTLSLSSPTSESDTSLMSSKRWPIDNSFLMSPKRQCTDDTILKSTQSQHIDDSSSQAKELVKRVLEQKPGGEKILKEYAMRGEFKDRTRRELVNIIVADMVEKYGRAPPKDKRTQYAWGIVTLFPSLKDPYSKKGYEHFYDADSNEGYIAWKLKNTQRDLNSGSSSSGFRRMSSHTSNSSGPQLEREVSKELQLEGDQCCEAISLLKHSTDKEQIFMKMKATFNHRQQLIHDPEQCSTVLTLFPRFLDTKGLVLQDFDLLFSAETSSKLLEKWGTLLKVKVIEQAKNLNKTPLLDDLIQSAEENPDEDDEVPGWDSDMASLLLLVYLLPPPPSGKKGAVKLSIREAVDRVVKFHKSSRSLQEHSGPDQRRQPYILAVGTARNSIHQYYIAMDNGLLPCNARSSLSAFDELFKAHYVFGVSYDQALNSMFTFVQTTIYNIDIGLSHETPRVKDLRAKLLN is encoded by the exons ATGCTGTTCAAAGTGCAATACCACGGAAAGAAGAAGTACATTAAACTTAATGGAGACTCACATTCAGAATTTCTCAAAGAGG CTAAAGTGAAGTTCAGCATCTCCACTGAGACAGACATATATGTGCTGGATGACACTGGAACAGAGGTCGATGAAGAGGTCTTCACCGACATCCTGGAGGAAAAAACGGACATCCTGTGGACGATTGTTGATGTTCTTTCAGTCTCTG ACTCTCCTGTCCCATCCTCATGCAATGACACCTTGTCACTATCGTCACCCACATCAGAGAGTGATACTTCTCTGATGTCTTCAAAAAGATGGCCCATCGATAATTCCTTTCTAATGTCTCCAAAAAGACAGTGCACAGATGACACCATCTTGAAGTCCACACAAAGTCAGCATATTGATGACAGTTCTTCACAGGCCAAAGAG CTTGTCAAGAGAGTTCTGGAACAAAAGCCTGGAGGGGAGAAGATACTTAAAGAATATGCCATGAGAGGAGAATTTAAGGACCGGACACGCCGTGAACTTGTCAACATCATTGTTGCTGATATGGTGGAAAAATATGG ACGTGCTCCACCAAAGGACAAAAGAACACAGTATGCATGGGGGATTGTAACACTGTTTCCTTCTCTAAAAGACCCCTACTCCAAAAAAGGCTAT GAACATTTCTATGATGCAGATAGCAACGAGGGCTACATTGCATGGAAGCTTAAAAACACACAGCGGGACCTCAACAGTGGCAGCAGTAGCAGTGGATTTAGGAGAATGAGCTCTCACACCTCAAACAGCAGTGGACCACAGTTGGAGAGAGAAGTGTCTAAAGAGCTCCAGCTGGAGGGAGACCAATGTTGCGAGGCCATTTCTCTACTGAAACACAGCACGGACAAAGAACAGATATTCATGAAAATGAAAGCAACCTTCAACCACAGACAACAGCTGATCCACGATCCTGAGCAATGCAGCACAGTTCTTACACTGTTCCCAAGGTTCCTTGACACGAAAGGCCTG GTCTTGCAGGACTTTGACCTGTTGTTTAGTGCTGAGACTTCTTCAAAACTTCTTGAGAAATGGGGAACACTCCTGAAGGTAAAAGTAATAGAGCAAGCCAAAAACCTCAACAAGACACCCCTTCTTGACGACCTCATTCAGTCTGCAGAGGAGAAccctgatgaggatgatgaagtgCCAG gTTGGGATAGTGACATGGCTTCACTTCTCCTCCTGGTGTACCTccttccaccacctccaagtGGAAAGAAGGGAGCGGTTAAACTCAGTATCCGGGAAGCTGTTGATCGTGTGGTCAAATTTCACAAG TCAAGTCGCAGCCTTCAGGAACACTCTGGTCCAGACCAGCGGAGGCAGCCCTACATCCTGGCAGTTGGGACGGCAAGAAACAGCATCCATCAGTACTACATTGCGATGGATAATGGGCTCCTTCCCTGCAATGCCAGGTCTTCCCTCTCAGCCTTTGATGAACTTTTCAAGGCACATTATGTGTTTGGTGTCTCCTATGACCAGGCCTTAAACAGCATGTTTACATTTGTGCAGACCACCATATACAACATTGACATCGGACTCTCTCACGAAACTCCCAGAGTCAAGGACCTCAGGGCAAAGCTCCTCAACTGA